From the Paenibacillus tianjinensis genome, the window CTCTTCTCCCAGTTGTAAGCCTTCACAGCCTCTTTCTTCCCTGGCATCTCATCTGCATACAACAATCTACCCATAAGTACCACAGAAGCCACCTCAACGATCTCAAGGGATTTTCCAATAGCACTAAGATCAAGATATCTATATTCTTTGCCAATCTTAAGTTGTACTGTTGCAAGTAAGCCAACATTATTTGCCTCTGGTTTTATACAGTCAAAGATGCTTTGTGCGGAGTTACTAAATGCTTCCCATCTTGCAGATTCCTTGGCTGAAGAATCTGGTTTGAAGGTGTCTAGAATTGCATAAGAATAATTTAGTGGCTTCATCATTTGGATTCTACTAAGAACGTCTTCTACACGATATTTCTTTAAATCATAAAACTTGATAAGCTCCTTCTCGTGCTTAAGAATCCAATCCTTTGCGGCGTTTAGTTTATCCATTGTCTTTTCATCTAAATTGCCCTCAATCAACTTCTCACGATTAATGGGTTTATTTAGAATTTTTGAAGAGACTGTAGCCAAGATAAGATTTCTTGTTTTCCAGATATTCTCCTCATTAACAAACATCATACCTTTTTGCTCATTCTCATATAGAGAAAGGATAAATTTCTCCATGCTTATGGACGACTTCCCAACTCCAGAACTAAGCACCAAATACATAAGCTCACCTTTACGCCAGCCTTTAATCTTCTTGCTCAATCTTGGAGAATCATGCAGCGACAACCCCATCGCTTCACCCTGATTCATTTTTTCAATTGCAATATCCAGGTCATCAGAAAGATTGTACTCGACAACTTCTCCACAGTTAATGTGAGAAAAAATTGAACTTGTTTTGAATTGAAAGAATGATTGCATTTGTTTAAGAGTCATACGAGTCAGTTTACCAACAAGATCTTTGTTATTGATATCAATTAGGCTTTCGCTTTGGAATTTTCGCAAACTTTCATACTTTTGAATTTCAGAAAAGTGGTAATCGTCATTATTACCTTTATCTTTCTCACATTCCTCCAAAAGTTCTTCGATTGAGTTGTAACCGCCATATTCGTTGTAATAATCAAAATACGATTTTCGACCAACTTCAATCGGCCTTGAAGTTAAGAATGAATAAACTGTTTTGTCATCAAACTTACGAATACTGTTTGAATACATTTCATTTCCTATATAGTAAAAGTACCACCAGATAGGCTCAGTAAAAGTGTCCTTAGTGATCTCATGATTTCTGTATTTTTCATAAAGAGATGGTGTGCTCCATAAATATCCGATAAACAACGACTCGTGAATCTTTGATGGTTTCACAAATTCATCTATGTAGTTAATAATTTAGCCTCCTATAAAAACGCAGAAATGTCCATTTCATCTATTTTATTATTTTTATTCTTATTGATATTTGAAGAAATTGTTTTGTCTTGGTCTGTTACCTTTGTTTTTTCGAATTGTTCTTTTTGTTGTTGTTTTGATTTCCGTCCGGCAAAAGCTTCATTCAATTTATCAATCATAATACTAATCCCATAATTGATAGCTCTTGTATCATTACTGCCATCTAACTTATTTACAATACACCACTTAATACTATCTTCAGCTAATTTATAAGCCTCTAGCATTAGTCCGAAATCCGGGCCATTTCTCCAACGTCTTTCCCGTTTACCACTTTTAGTATCAAATCCTGCCCTCAGATCCTTCAGTCTCGTAATATTCCCTTTGGGCAGAACAATAATATCGTGCAACTTGATTATGTATTGGTACAGTTCATCCCATTGCTGATTTTCAATCCTGGTTGCTTCTTTATCGCGTAAATACCTATCATGACAGTACTCAACATGATAATAACGTTTATCTTCTTCTCTAATCATCTTATCCTTATGACCATATTGCTCACAGACCGGGCATTTCAATAGTCGTTCAGCCAATTTATCACCTCCTTACATTTGATTCGCAATTTCTAATTCCATTCGGTCAACTAGATTTTGGATATTGTTGCGATTAACTCTCTTCGCTTGCAATTCTTTCTCTACCTTATAAAGCAATCGTTGCAGCTCCATGAACGCATCATTATTTTCTTCTAGTTGACATTCGTAGCTAATTAAGTCGCCTTCTGCCCTAATTTTTTCTCTGTCTGCTGACTTGCATAATTCCTCTACGACTTGAGCAACCTCAAACCCCATATGTTGTTGAATAAGTTTGACAAGATCATGATTGTCAGCGATGATTTCAAGTGAATTATCTGGCAAGTGTACTATTGACATATACACATCTCCATTCTATTAAATCGCAACTTCATAATTAGTAACAATTAATTCACCAAACTTGCCTCTCCCACTTGCGTCTTTTGACATATTATATTGAACCTCAACTTCATTGATATAAAAGTCTTTCATCAACTCTCTAATATATGTATTGTCGTTAACCGTTAATAAAAATTTTCCCTTGATGCTTTTTAATTGCTGTTGTAATACTTCAAAGTCAATATTTTTACCGTTCTTATAGCTTCCGTTGTTTGTTTCGTAATATGGAGGGTCAAAGAAGAAGAAGGAATCAGGTTTATCAAATTTTTTAATGATTTCAGTATAATCACGATTCTCCACCCATACAGTTTTTAGTCGCTCGTGTGCTTTCTTTAATAGTTTTAGTGCAGAGTCGTTCATATAAGGCGTATCGCGATAGTATGAATTGAACGATGACATGTCTCCGCCGAAACTATTTTTATTAATATAGAAAAACTTATAGGCAAGCATCAATTCATCCATTTCTTCCTCATCGGCATTCTTAAGGTATTCAAATTCATCTCTACTTACTAAATATGTATTAAACTTTTTAATAAATTCATTATAATTATTCTTTAAAACACTATAAAAGTTAATTAGATTCTTATCAATATCGTTGATTACCTCTGTTTTACTCTTATCTTTACCGAATAACACCCATAGTCCTCCAGCAAAAGGTTCGACATAGCAATGATGTTCTGGAATCATTTCAATAATCTCTTTTCTCAAATTTCTTTTGCCTCCACGCCATTTAATAGGACTATTCAATTTAACACCTTCTGTTCCATATATTTATTTTATTCAGGCCAGTTAAATGATTCAACCTTCTGAATCTCCGCAAATCCAACTTCAACGGCAACATTATGTTTCTTGTAATGTTCTACTGCATCATTATAGTCTTCTTCTGCTTCTTCGTAATCATCGTAGTATCCAAATACCTTTGTTCCATCTTCGTAATTGTAAAATAAAATATAATCCATTATTAAATTCCTCCTCTGTCTTATTGGACTACCAATTTATACGATCCATCATTAACATCGCTTATTGGTACATAATCCTTGAATCCATCTTCATATGTAACTTCATAGCAAATGTTTTCTATGCCATAATGATTTTCCACATGAACTAATCCAGTGATTACTGGAAGGTTACAATCTAGTCTCCGATAATAATTATCTAATGGCTCTAGAAAAACGTAATTAATTTTCATTTTTGTCTCCTTTTTAACGACCTGATAAAATACCTCATTTATGATGAAATATGTTCTAATCTTTTGTTTGCAATTTCTATGTATTCGTGGTTTAATTCAAATCCTATAAAATTTCTATCATTTTTAGCAGCTACCAATGCAGTTGTTCCTGCGCCCATAAAAGGATCTAAAACCACTCCATTTTCTGGACATCCACTTAATATACATGGGGTAATCAATTCTTCTGGAAATGTTGCAAAATGCGCTCCTTTAAATGTAGAAGACGAAACCGTCCAAACCGATCTTCTTCTTCTTTTACCCAACCCGTCTACAGTATCTTCCATTACCGACTCAGCATCATAGTAATATTTTTTGTTTTTTGATAACAAGAATATGTATTCATGTGCTTTCGTTGGTCTGTCAGGTACA encodes:
- a CDS encoding P-loop NTPase family protein; protein product: MFIGYLWSTPSLYEKYRNHEITKDTFTEPIWWYFYYIGNEMYSNSIRKFDDKTVYSFLTSRPIEVGRKSYFDYYNEYGGYNSIEELLEECEKDKGNNDDYHFSEIQKYESLRKFQSESLIDINNKDLVGKLTRMTLKQMQSFFQFKTSSIFSHINCGEVVEYNLSDDLDIAIEKMNQGEAMGLSLHDSPRLSKKIKGWRKGELMYLVLSSGVGKSSISMEKFILSLYENEQKGMMFVNEENIWKTRNLILATVSSKILNKPINREKLIEGNLDEKTMDKLNAAKDWILKHEKELIKFYDLKKYRVEDVLSRIQMMKPLNYSYAILDTFKPDSSAKESARWEAFSNSAQSIFDCIKPEANNVGLLATVQLKIGKEYRYLDLSAIGKSLEIVEVASVVLMGRLLYADEMPGKKEAVKAYNWEKSDFDGKWHKKEYILDPEKTYMIIFISKNRSGDISEQIIYEVNYGINSFKEVAYCQMGKKSNSQF
- a CDS encoding DNA adenine methylase, yielding MNSPIKWRGGKRNLRKEIIEMIPEHHCYVEPFAGGLWVLFGKDKSKTEVINDIDKNLINFYSVLKNNYNEFIKKFNTYLVSRDEFEYLKNADEEEMDELMLAYKFFYINKNSFGGDMSSFNSYYRDTPYMNDSALKLLKKAHERLKTVWVENRDYTEIIKKFDKPDSFFFFDPPYYETNNGSYKNGKNIDFEVLQQQLKSIKGKFLLTVNDNTYIRELMKDFYINEVEVQYNMSKDASGRGKFGELIVTNYEVAI